Proteins encoded by one window of Engraulis encrasicolus isolate BLACKSEA-1 chromosome 23, IST_EnEncr_1.0, whole genome shotgun sequence:
- the rnf20 gene encoding E3 ubiquitin-protein ligase BRE1A isoform X2 codes for MSGQKRPCDPSGSLSGAPPEKRREREMGGEETAGVSATAGGSTAVETVIKLGGVSNPEEQDIKALQAKNRKLGESLDQRQVIEDELRERVERLETRQATDDASLLILNRYWNQFDENVRLITQRYDQSGNEPADSHVPEGRSLKPDTPEPDGDSNQERAKDRGQQGEASSSFLATLASSSSEEMEAELQERVESSCKQAGRVVDVYTSLKATVEQLKKTVDSETEGSLWEAATQLSSLLTSENERLRQLTDSLKQKHSQMTSESRSLGRAATRADKRIGELQVMVEELQWDMEKIRRRENRLNTHLGEVLERVNSKGYKVCGEASSVCGTITINKRKFEEMNSELEENTELAENRLVELQKLQQDLQTVQQENQNMRMELVCRAEGVVRDSAEYRCLQSQFSVLYNESLILKAQLDEIRARLNTTRTARLRQLDHMENDEVSLQRKVRTEVIQLEDTLAQVRKEYEMLRIEFEQTLAANEQAGPINREMRHLISTLQTHNQQMKAEVIKFKLRLREAQQDLNVHRAAKGNTVLQSQSSTELDVKEETTSPLTPATGDATVKTESDNDSATPNSTGASVKAEPGTEPEMAVKEEEKEKGEREKEKPEREKKEEKEKEKEVKQEKPEKQEKQEREREKEKERVTRGSVSVKEERDRAGTSSSQSEESAAERCAVIGGGGGPPKRKELEQLKMLRAELKKAQESQREMKLLLDMYRSAPKEQRDKVQLMAAEKKAKSEGEELRQRLRELEERERREGKKMADEEALRKIRSVEEQIDILNKKLSLAKQEEDALLSEMDVTGQAFEDMQEQNIRLMQQLREKDDANFKLMSERIKSNQIHKLLKEEKEELADQLLTLKTQVDAQLQVVRKLEEKERLLQGTISTAERELTLRTQALDMNKRKAQESALMSEDLKTQLESVQQRLSGVREEVVENSITREKESFNARRAQEDICKLRRKLEKSKKPADNIGATGDEILNEEINEYKARLTCPCCNSRMKDAVLTKCFHVFCFECVKTRYDTRQRKCPKCNAAFGANDFHRIYIS; via the exons aTGTCTGGCCAGAAGAGACCGTGCGATCCCAGCGGGTCCCTCTCTGGTGCTCCTCCGGAGAAGCGTCGTGAGAGGGAGATGGGTGGCGAGGAGACTGCCGGGGTCAGCGCGACAGCTGGAGGAAGCACTGCGGTGGAGACCGTCATCAAGCTCGGCGGAGTGTCCAATCCG GAGGAGCAGGACATTAAAGCACTGCAGGCCAAAAATAGGAAACTGGGCGAGTCTCTCGATCAGAGACAG gtgattgAGGATGAgctgagggagagagtggagaggctgGAGACTCGACAGGCCACAGATGACGCCAGCCTGCTGATCCTCAACAGATATTGGAACCAG TTTGATGAGAACGTGCGCCTCATCACCCAGCGGTATGACCAGTCTGGCAACGAGCCAGCGGACAGCCACGTGCCTGAGGGGCGGAGCCTCAAGCCAGACACCCCGGAACCCGACGGAGACTCCAATCAGGAGAGGGCAAAGGACAGAG GCCAACAGGGGGAGGCGTCAAGCTCCTTCCTGGCCACgctggccagcagcagcagcgaggagATGGAGGCGGAGCTGCAGGAGCGCGTGGAGTCCAGCTGCAAGCAGGCCGGCCGCGTGGTGGACGTCTACACCAGCCTCAAGGCCACCGTCGAACAGCTGAAGAAGACCGTCGACTCGGAGACAG AGGGGAGCCTGTGGGAGGCGGCCACACAGCTGAGCTCTCTGCTGACCAGTGAGAACGAGCGCCTACGCCAGCTGACCGACAGCCTCAAGCAGAAGCACAGCCAGATGACCAGCGAG TCTCGATCTCTGGGGCGTGCGGCGACGCGGGCGGATAAGCGCATCGGGGAGCTGCAGGTGATGGTCGAGGAACTGCAgtgggacatggagaagatcagaCGCAGAGAGAACAGGCTCAACACACACCTCGGAGAGGTGCTGGAACGG GTGAACAGCAAAGGCtacaaagtgtgtggagaagcCAGCAGCGTCTGTGGGACCATTACCATCAACAAGAGGAAG TTTGAAGAGATGAACAGTGAGCTGGAGGAGAACACAGAGTTGGCAGAGAACCGACTGGTAGAACTGCAGAAGCTGCAGCAGGACCTGCAGACTGTTCAGCAGGAGAACCAGAACATGAGG atGGAGCTGGTGTGTCGTGCGGAGGGTGTGGTGAGGGACAGTGCTGAGTACCGGTGTCTGCAGTCCCAGTTCTCCGTGCTGTATAACGAGTCTCTGATCCTGAAGGCCCAGCTGGACGAGATCAGGGCACGCCTCAACACCACCAGGACCGCACGCCTACGACAACTAGACCACATGGAG AATGACGAGGTGTCGCTGCAGCGTAAGGTACGTACAGAGGTGATCCAGCTGGAGGACACGTTGGCGCAGGTGCGCAAGGAGTACGAGATGCTGAGGATAGAGTTCGAACAGACGCTCGCCGCCAACGAACAAGCAG GGCCAATCAACCGTGAGATGCGGCACCTCATCAGCACGCTGCAGACCCACAACCAGCAGATGAAGGCCGAGGTCATCAAGTTCAAACTACGCCTGAGGGAGGCACAGCAGGACCTCAATGTG caccGGGCAGCAAAAGGCAACACCGTGCTCCAATCCCAGTCGAGCACGGAGCTGGACGTGAAGGAGGAGACCACGTCCCCCCTCACCCCGGCCACTGGGGACGCCACCGTCAAGACGGAGTCCGACAACGACTCAGCCACGCCCAACAGCACAG GCGCCTCTGTCAAAGCGGAGCCCGGCACAGAGCCGGAGATGGCCgtcaaggaggaggagaaggagaaaggggagcGGGAAAAGGAGAAGCCAGAgcgagagaagaaggaagagaaggagaaagagaaagaggtgaaACAGGAGAAGCCTGAAAAGCAAGAGAAGcaggagcgcgagagagagaaggagaaggagagggtgacGAGGGGAAGTGTGAGCGTCAAGGAGGAGCGCGACCGGGCCGgcaccagcagcagccaatcGGAAGAGAGCGCGGCGGAGCGCTGCGCCgtgattggaggaggaggaggaccaccaAAGAGGAAGGAGCTAGAGCAGCTGAAAATGCTCCGCGCCGAGCTCAA GAAAGCCCAGGAGTCTCAGAGGGAGATGAAGCTGCTGTTGGACATGTACCGCTCGGCCCCTAAAGAGCAGCGGGACAAGGTGCAACTCATGGCTGCTGAGAAGAAGGCCAagtcagag GGCGAGGAGCTGCGCCAGCGTCTGCGCgagctggaggagagggagaggagggaggggaagaagatGGCGGACGAGGAGGCGCTGCGGAAGATCCGCTCCGTAGAGGAACAGATAGACATCCTCAACAAGAAGCTCTCCCTCGccaaacag GAGGAAGACGCCCTGCTGAGCGAGATGGACGTGACGGGCCAGGCGTTTGAGGACATGCAGGAGCAGAACATCCGTCTGATGCAGCAGCTGCGCGAGAAGGACGACGCTAACTTCAAGCTGATGAGCGAACGCATCAAGTCCAACCAGATCCACAAGCTGctcaaggaggagaaggaggagctggCAGATCAGCTGCTCACGCTCAAGACACAG GTGGACGCCCAGCTGCAGGTGGTGAGGAAGCTGGAGGAGAAGGAGCGCCTCCTACAGGGCACCATCAGCACTGCAGAGAGGGAGCTCACGCTCAGGACACAGGCTCTAGACATGAACAAACGCAAG gCGCAGGAGTCTGCTTTAATGTCGGAGGATTTGAAAACGCAGCTGGAGTCTGTGCAGCAGCGTCTGAGTGGTGTgcgggaggaggtggtggagaacaGCATCACCCGCGAGAAGGAGTCCTTTAACGCACGCcgtgcacag GAGGACATCTGCAAGCTGAGGAGAAAGCTGGAGAAATCCAAGAAGCCGGCGGACAACATTGGAGCCACTGGAGACGAGATCCTCAACGAGGAGATCAACGAATACAAG GCTCGTCTGACCTGTCCGTGCTGCAACTCCCGCATGAAGGACGCGGTGCTGACCAAGTGCTTCCACGTCTTCTGCTTCGAGTGCGTCAAGACGCGCTACGACACGCGCCAAAGGAAATGCCCCAAGTGCAACGCCGCCTTCGGAGCCAACGACTTCCACCGCATCTACATCAGCTAG
- the rnf20 gene encoding E3 ubiquitin-protein ligase BRE1A isoform X1, with the protein MSGQKRPCDPSGSLSGAPPEKRREREMGGEETAGVSATAGGSTAVETVIKLGGVSNPEEQDIKALQAKNRKLGESLDQRQVIEDELRERVERLETRQATDDASLLILNRYWNQFDENVRLITQRYDQSGNEPADSHVPEGRSLKPDTPEPDGDSNQERAKDRGQQGEASSSFLATLASSSSEEMEAELQERVESSCKQAGRVVDVYTSLKATVEQLKKTVDSETEGSLWEAATQLSSLLTSENERLRQLTDSLKQKHSQMTSESRSLGRAATRADKRIGELQVMVEELQWDMEKIRRRENRLNTHLGEVLERVNSKGYKVCGEASSVCGTITINKRKFEEMNSELEENTELAENRLVELQKLQQDLQTVQQENQNMRMELVCRAEGVVRDSAEYRCLQSQFSVLYNESLILKAQLDEIRARLNTTRTARLRQLDHMENDEVSLQRKVRTEVIQLEDTLAQVRKEYEMLRIEFEQTLAANEQAGPPGPINREMRHLISTLQTHNQQMKAEVIKFKLRLREAQQDLNVHRAAKGNTVLQSQSSTELDVKEETTSPLTPATGDATVKTESDNDSATPNSTGASVKAEPGTEPEMAVKEEEKEKGEREKEKPEREKKEEKEKEKEVKQEKPEKQEKQEREREKEKERVTRGSVSVKEERDRAGTSSSQSEESAAERCAVIGGGGGPPKRKELEQLKMLRAELKKAQESQREMKLLLDMYRSAPKEQRDKVQLMAAEKKAKSEGEELRQRLRELEERERREGKKMADEEALRKIRSVEEQIDILNKKLSLAKQEEDALLSEMDVTGQAFEDMQEQNIRLMQQLREKDDANFKLMSERIKSNQIHKLLKEEKEELADQLLTLKTQVDAQLQVVRKLEEKERLLQGTISTAERELTLRTQALDMNKRKAQESALMSEDLKTQLESVQQRLSGVREEVVENSITREKESFNARRAQEDICKLRRKLEKSKKPADNIGATGDEILNEEINEYKARLTCPCCNSRMKDAVLTKCFHVFCFECVKTRYDTRQRKCPKCNAAFGANDFHRIYIS; encoded by the exons aTGTCTGGCCAGAAGAGACCGTGCGATCCCAGCGGGTCCCTCTCTGGTGCTCCTCCGGAGAAGCGTCGTGAGAGGGAGATGGGTGGCGAGGAGACTGCCGGGGTCAGCGCGACAGCTGGAGGAAGCACTGCGGTGGAGACCGTCATCAAGCTCGGCGGAGTGTCCAATCCG GAGGAGCAGGACATTAAAGCACTGCAGGCCAAAAATAGGAAACTGGGCGAGTCTCTCGATCAGAGACAG gtgattgAGGATGAgctgagggagagagtggagaggctgGAGACTCGACAGGCCACAGATGACGCCAGCCTGCTGATCCTCAACAGATATTGGAACCAG TTTGATGAGAACGTGCGCCTCATCACCCAGCGGTATGACCAGTCTGGCAACGAGCCAGCGGACAGCCACGTGCCTGAGGGGCGGAGCCTCAAGCCAGACACCCCGGAACCCGACGGAGACTCCAATCAGGAGAGGGCAAAGGACAGAG GCCAACAGGGGGAGGCGTCAAGCTCCTTCCTGGCCACgctggccagcagcagcagcgaggagATGGAGGCGGAGCTGCAGGAGCGCGTGGAGTCCAGCTGCAAGCAGGCCGGCCGCGTGGTGGACGTCTACACCAGCCTCAAGGCCACCGTCGAACAGCTGAAGAAGACCGTCGACTCGGAGACAG AGGGGAGCCTGTGGGAGGCGGCCACACAGCTGAGCTCTCTGCTGACCAGTGAGAACGAGCGCCTACGCCAGCTGACCGACAGCCTCAAGCAGAAGCACAGCCAGATGACCAGCGAG TCTCGATCTCTGGGGCGTGCGGCGACGCGGGCGGATAAGCGCATCGGGGAGCTGCAGGTGATGGTCGAGGAACTGCAgtgggacatggagaagatcagaCGCAGAGAGAACAGGCTCAACACACACCTCGGAGAGGTGCTGGAACGG GTGAACAGCAAAGGCtacaaagtgtgtggagaagcCAGCAGCGTCTGTGGGACCATTACCATCAACAAGAGGAAG TTTGAAGAGATGAACAGTGAGCTGGAGGAGAACACAGAGTTGGCAGAGAACCGACTGGTAGAACTGCAGAAGCTGCAGCAGGACCTGCAGACTGTTCAGCAGGAGAACCAGAACATGAGG atGGAGCTGGTGTGTCGTGCGGAGGGTGTGGTGAGGGACAGTGCTGAGTACCGGTGTCTGCAGTCCCAGTTCTCCGTGCTGTATAACGAGTCTCTGATCCTGAAGGCCCAGCTGGACGAGATCAGGGCACGCCTCAACACCACCAGGACCGCACGCCTACGACAACTAGACCACATGGAG AATGACGAGGTGTCGCTGCAGCGTAAGGTACGTACAGAGGTGATCCAGCTGGAGGACACGTTGGCGCAGGTGCGCAAGGAGTACGAGATGCTGAGGATAGAGTTCGAACAGACGCTCGCCGCCAACGAACAAGCA GGCCCCCCAGGGCCAATCAACCGTGAGATGCGGCACCTCATCAGCACGCTGCAGACCCACAACCAGCAGATGAAGGCCGAGGTCATCAAGTTCAAACTACGCCTGAGGGAGGCACAGCAGGACCTCAATGTG caccGGGCAGCAAAAGGCAACACCGTGCTCCAATCCCAGTCGAGCACGGAGCTGGACGTGAAGGAGGAGACCACGTCCCCCCTCACCCCGGCCACTGGGGACGCCACCGTCAAGACGGAGTCCGACAACGACTCAGCCACGCCCAACAGCACAG GCGCCTCTGTCAAAGCGGAGCCCGGCACAGAGCCGGAGATGGCCgtcaaggaggaggagaaggagaaaggggagcGGGAAAAGGAGAAGCCAGAgcgagagaagaaggaagagaaggagaaagagaaagaggtgaaACAGGAGAAGCCTGAAAAGCAAGAGAAGcaggagcgcgagagagagaaggagaaggagagggtgacGAGGGGAAGTGTGAGCGTCAAGGAGGAGCGCGACCGGGCCGgcaccagcagcagccaatcGGAAGAGAGCGCGGCGGAGCGCTGCGCCgtgattggaggaggaggaggaccaccaAAGAGGAAGGAGCTAGAGCAGCTGAAAATGCTCCGCGCCGAGCTCAA GAAAGCCCAGGAGTCTCAGAGGGAGATGAAGCTGCTGTTGGACATGTACCGCTCGGCCCCTAAAGAGCAGCGGGACAAGGTGCAACTCATGGCTGCTGAGAAGAAGGCCAagtcagag GGCGAGGAGCTGCGCCAGCGTCTGCGCgagctggaggagagggagaggagggaggggaagaagatGGCGGACGAGGAGGCGCTGCGGAAGATCCGCTCCGTAGAGGAACAGATAGACATCCTCAACAAGAAGCTCTCCCTCGccaaacag GAGGAAGACGCCCTGCTGAGCGAGATGGACGTGACGGGCCAGGCGTTTGAGGACATGCAGGAGCAGAACATCCGTCTGATGCAGCAGCTGCGCGAGAAGGACGACGCTAACTTCAAGCTGATGAGCGAACGCATCAAGTCCAACCAGATCCACAAGCTGctcaaggaggagaaggaggagctggCAGATCAGCTGCTCACGCTCAAGACACAG GTGGACGCCCAGCTGCAGGTGGTGAGGAAGCTGGAGGAGAAGGAGCGCCTCCTACAGGGCACCATCAGCACTGCAGAGAGGGAGCTCACGCTCAGGACACAGGCTCTAGACATGAACAAACGCAAG gCGCAGGAGTCTGCTTTAATGTCGGAGGATTTGAAAACGCAGCTGGAGTCTGTGCAGCAGCGTCTGAGTGGTGTgcgggaggaggtggtggagaacaGCATCACCCGCGAGAAGGAGTCCTTTAACGCACGCcgtgcacag GAGGACATCTGCAAGCTGAGGAGAAAGCTGGAGAAATCCAAGAAGCCGGCGGACAACATTGGAGCCACTGGAGACGAGATCCTCAACGAGGAGATCAACGAATACAAG GCTCGTCTGACCTGTCCGTGCTGCAACTCCCGCATGAAGGACGCGGTGCTGACCAAGTGCTTCCACGTCTTCTGCTTCGAGTGCGTCAAGACGCGCTACGACACGCGCCAAAGGAAATGCCCCAAGTGCAACGCCGCCTTCGGAGCCAACGACTTCCACCGCATCTACATCAGCTAG